In Macadamia integrifolia cultivar HAES 741 chromosome 1, SCU_Mint_v3, whole genome shotgun sequence, a single window of DNA contains:
- the LOC122081791 gene encoding auxin response factor 17-like: MASGIANLLRGGLDPSIWKACAGGSVQIPTVDSRVYYFPQGHAEQASSPPDFNSIVCPKPMVLCRILSVRFLANPDTDEVFARIRLEPVDPVHRFRPAGIHCMGVSDGEEEEKKVLSFAKILTPSDANNGGGFSVPRFCADSIFPPLDYKADPPVQNIDVIDVHGVVWEFRHIYRGTPRRHLLTTGWSKFVNQKKLVAGDSVVFMRNRSGEIFVGIRRTARVSGSFDCMRWNSQYASGASMGVKVEEEFGNGEGFRRTGKGKVSPESVLEAAELAGEGKPFEIVYYPRAGSPDFVVNADIVEESLQKFWTAGVRVKMAVETEDSSRMTWFQGTVSLPPVQEPAPWFRSSWRMLQVTWDEPEVLQNVKKVSPWQVELIATTPPLQTPFPPTKRLRVPQNLDLLTDGERSLYYPMEELTNSMMGNLSPSLFSYNSFPAGMQGARQESYYVSSLSNFVSNSSHRMYTDHLHGNMAPKSSESTEFDHLHGNMAPKSSVSTELNIGSTSQSDNSSPHSQSSVHFFATELFNNRKCSSTTKSGVASFQLFGKLIQTNQPVERGFDDVGCSVDDGCKVYKESEGINNPMNPSSCSSNKLYNGLDVPCKQVSTVEACLL; the protein is encoded by the exons ATGGCGTCTGGTATAGCGAACCTGCTACGTGGTGGTCTCGATCCCAGCATCTGGAAAGCCTGTGCAGGTGGCTCCGTTCAAATCCCCACCGTCGATTCTAGGGTTTATTACTTTCCCCAAGGTCATGCCGAGCAAGCTTCATCTCCACCGGATTTCAACTCTATCGTCTGTCCAAAGCCTATGGTGTTATGCCGAATCCTCTCCGTTCGCTTCCTTGCGAATCCTGACACGGATGAGGTTTTCGCGAGGATCCGTCTTGAACCTGTCGATCCTGTCCATCGATTCCGTCCTGCCGGAATTCACTGTATGGGAGTTTCGGATggtgaagaggaagagaagaaagtgcTATCGTTTGCGAAGATACTTACGCCGAGTGACGCGAATAATGGCGGTGGATTTTCGGTACCAAGGTTCTGTGCTGATTCAATCTTTCCACCTCTGGACTACAAGGCGGATCCGCCGGTGCAGAATATTGATGTGATAGATGTTCATGGAGTGGTGTGGGAGTTTAGGCACATTTACCGTGGAACACCGAGGCGGCACTTGCTGACGACTGGGTGGAGCAAGTTCGTGAACCAGAAGAAGCTTGTGGCAGGTGACTCTGTTGTTTTCATGAGGAATCGAAGTGGTGAGATCTTCGTTGGGATTAGAAGGACTGCGagggttagtgggagttttgatTGTATGCGTTGGAACTCTCAGTATGCTTCGGGGGCTTCTATGGGTGTGAAAGTGGAAGAGGAGTTCGGAAATGGTGAGGGGTTCAGGAGGACCGGAAAGGGCAAGGTTTCACCTGAATCAGTGCTGGAAGCTGCAGAATTAGCAGGGGAAGGTAAGCCTTTTGAGATTGTTTATTATCCGAGGGCAGGTTCGCCAGATTTCGTGGTGAATGCAGATATCGTAGAGGAGTCTCTGCAAAAGTTTTGGACAGCTGGAGTGAGAGTGAAGATGGCTGTGGAGACTGAGGATTCATCTAGGATGACATGGTTTCAAGGAACGGTTTCATTGCCCCCAGTTCAGGAGCCTGCGCCATGGTTTAGGTCATCCTGGCGTATGCTTCAG GTTACATGGGATGAGCCTGAAGTTTTGCAAAATGTAAAGAAAGTAAGCCCATGGCAAGTGGAATTAATTGCAACCACACCACCGCTTCAGACACCATTCCCTCCCACAAAGAGACTTAGAGTTCCTCAGAATCTGGATTTGCTGACGGATGGAGAGAGGAGTTTGTATTATCCTATGGAGGAATTAACTAATTCAATGATGGGGAATTTGAGTCCATCATTGTTCAGTTATAACTCATTTCCTGCGGGCATGCAGGGAGCCAGGCAAGAGTCATATTATGTATCTAGTTTATCCAATTTCGTAAGTAACAGTAGCCATCGAATGTACACTGATCATCTGCATGGGAACATGGCACCTAAGTCTAGTGAATCCACCGAATTTGATCATCTGCATGGCAACATGGCACCGAAGTCTAGTGTATCAACCGAATTGAATATAGGCAGTACATCACAATCTGACAACTCATCACCACATAGTCAAAGCAGTGTCCATTTCTTTGCAACTGAGCTTTTCAACAATCGTAAATGTAGCTCAACAACAAAATCTGGGGTGGCTTCATTTCAACTGTTTGGCAAGTTAATACAGACGAACCAACCAGTTGAGAGAGGATTTGATGATGTTGGGTGCTCAGTAGATGATGGTTGTAAAGTGTACAAAGAGAGTGAGGGTATCAATAACCCAATGAATCCTTCATCATGCTCTAGCAACAAGCTGTATAATGGGCTTGATGTTCCATGTAAACAAGTCTCAACTGTGGAAGCATGCTTGTTGTGA